CTTTTCTTTTTCTTACTCATTTTTACTTCAAAGAAGAAATAAATTATAAAAAGGAAAATATTAATTTTTCTTTTAAAAACATATAAAAAGCTATTTTTTGTGTAATAGACATTTAATGGTTATATAAATAATATTCTGGCAAGATGATAAGAAATTTGCTATTTTATCCTCTTTTTCTTTAGTATTGAAAGGATAATTTTTCGGAAACTTAACTTATTTATATTGTACTACTGGATTGTGAGAAATGGAAGTGGCTAACCATGCATTATCCTTTTATTTTTGGAAAAATTTTAGCTTTTCTTTAATTTCCTAAAATATTTAAATATAAATAATTTATTATTTTTCTATAGTGATTTTGATTGGTTAAAATAACAGAGAAAGTACCCGGTTGGGTTTCAAGAATATTATTACCTGAAATTAGAAAAATTGTTAAAGAAGAAATTTCAGAACAAATGAAAATAGTGGATGCAAAAATTGCCATGCTTGATTCAAAAATATCATCATTAAGGAATGAAATGATTGCAAGATTTGAATCTATAGAGAAAAGACTTCCATATATAGAAAAACCTGCTCAAATAGAAGCTAGGATTGAGAAACTAGAAAAACAGATAGAAATTCAAAAGTAATTATTAATTAAAAAACATTTAAGATATTAAATTGTTTTATAATAATGAATAGGTTATTCATAAAAGAACCAATATCAGGAGGAATAATTCTTTCATATAAATGCAATAGTGAATGTAAGCATTGTATGTATGCTTGTTCACCTAAATGGAAAAATGATTGGATGAATATTAATGATTTAAAAGAAGTTTTAAAACAATTAGCTTTAAAAATTAATAAAAAGTATCCTCCATTTTTTAATAAAATTGGAATTAATTATGGCTTACATTTTACAGGAGGAGAACCATTCTTAAATTTTGATTTATTAATTAAAGCTATAGAAATAGCTAAAAAATTTGAAATTCCTGCTAAATTTATTGAAACAAATTGTTTTTGGTGTATAAATGATAAAATAACAAAAGAAAAATTAATAGAACTTAAAGAAGCAGGATTAGATGGAATTTTAATAAGCGTAAATCCATTCATTTTAGAATATGTTCCTTTCGAAAGAACAGAAAGAGCAATAAAAATAAGTAAAGAAATTTTTAAAGAAAATGTAATAATTTATCAAAAATTTTTCTATAATCAATTTAAAGAATTTAATTTAAAGAATGTTTTACCATTTGAAAATTATTTGGAAATAGCAAGTTTTGAAAGCTTAAATTATATTGAATTAATTCCAATGGGGAGAGCAGTTTATAAATTATCATATTTATTTAGAAAATATCCAGCAAAAGAATTTTTTGGCGAATATTGTAAAGAAGAATTAACTAGACCATGGCATATTCATATTGATAATTATTGTAATTATATTACTGGTTATTGTGCTGGAATTAGTTTGGGAGATGCTAGAAAACTTGATTTATTATGCAAAGAAGGGATAGATTTAGAAGAATATCCTATTATTAAAGCTTTAATTACAAACATGAAGATGCTATATGAATTGGCTACGAAAGAATACAACTATACAGAATTACCTGAAGGTTATATTTCAAAATGCCATTTATGTGTTGATATAAGAAAACACATAGTGCAACAAACAGATAAATTTAAAGAACTCCAACCAAAAGAATTTTATAAATATCTAAAATAATTTATTTAAAAAATTAAATAAATTTTACCATTTTTCAGGTTTTTCGCTTTTTCTTATTTTCTTTTCATTTGGAAATCTCCAATATCCTTTTCCAATATTTTCTATAACAATTCCTAAAGCACCAGCAAGTTTATCACTTAATAATACTTCTCTTTCAAATTCTGATATAGTTACATGAGATTTAACATACTTACTGGCTTTGTCTTTTGTTAAAATTTTAACTTTAACACAATTTGGGATCCAATAAAGTTTTACGATACCTCCAACTGTTCCATATTCTTCAATCTTTGAATCTTCAGGAAGATTTGGCCATATACCAAGTTTTTCTGCCAATCTTATTGGAATTATAATTTCTGACTCTTCTGACTCATAACCTGTATTAACTAATGCTACAGTTTCAACAATTTCTTTTTTACCTTTTAATGATTCTATTTTTATTTTAATTCTTACTGCCAATTTCCCTACCTTTTATTTTATAAAGTCTCCCAAATCTTTTCATTTTTAATTTAAAAATCCTCCCTGTTCTTTTCATCTATAAATCTTTTTTCCATAAGCTAGAATATATATTTATTTAAGTTAACTTTTTTATATTTAGATATCATTTTATTTAATTGATTTAAGAATAGGAGAAAAAGATGATTGAAGTATATATTGATGGATTAACTCAACCTTATAATCCAGGTGGAGTAGCTACTTATGGTTTTATTATATATGAAAATAAAAATAAAATTTTTGAAGAATCTAAAATTATAGGTAAAGGACCTTGGACTTCGAATAATTTAGCTGAATATTCAGCTTTAATAAATGCTTTGAAATTTCTATTAAAAGAAAATAAACAAAATGAAGAAATAATTATTAAATCAGATTCGAAACTTTTAGTTAATCAAATGAGTGGAAAATGGAAATGTCATGGAGGATTGTATGTTAAAAAATATTATGAAGCAAAAGAAATATTAAAAAAATTTAATAATATAAAATTTGTATGGATTCCTAGAGAACTAAACAAAGAAGCGGATGAGCTATCCAGAAAAGCTTATAAAGAATATTTAAAAATTTAGCTTCTTTATACTACATAAACTTAAATATTTCTTTTTTTATTCTTTTTTTAAATGACTCATATTGATGAGGTAAAAATTTCAAGAAAAAGAGCAAAATCTTTTCTTCTTAGAGCTATAGAATGCTTAAATTCTAAAGATTATGATTTAGCTTCATTTCTTTCGGAGCAAGCTGTACAACTACATCTTAAATCAATCTTATTAGAAGAAACAGGTGATTATCCTAGAACCATTCTATTTCAATATTAATATCAATTTAAAAAAATTAACTAACTATAATTCACTTTTAAAATTTTTAGAAGAAAAAAGAAATGAAATTCGTCTTATGGAAGATACTTATATAGCTTCAAGATATCTAGTAAGAGAATATACAGAAAGTGAAGCAAAAAACTTTTAGTAGATATTGCAAAGGAGTTTTAAAACATGGAAAAATATATTGATATTTTAATTGAAAGAGCAAAAATATTAAGAAATTGGAAAGAATATATGCCAATGATAGCAAAAGTAATAAAAGATCTTTTACCAGATTCGCAAATTTATATATTTGGAAGTGTAATTAAAGGGAAAGCTGTAGGAGGAAGTGATATAGATATACTTATTGTTTCAAATTCAATTCCAAAAGATAATTTAAGTAGAGCAAAAATAAAAGTAAAAATAGAACAATTATGTAATCTTCCTCTTCATCATTTATTTGAATTTCATTTAGTAAATGAAGAAGAAGCAAAATGGTATTTTGAAAGAATTAAAGAATTAAAAAATTATGAATTTTAATTAATTTAATATTAAATTTAATTTTAATAAAAATACAGTATAACTGTCGTTTCTCTATTAAAATTTCAATTGTTTCAAAATTACGAATATTTTATCTATTATTTCTAAAAGAAAAAGTTTATAATTTCTTATTTGTTATTTTATTTTATGAAAGGGTACATTCCTTTCATAGTGTTAACAATTTTCTCTTTAATCTTTTTAATCTCAATATCATATTTTACAAAACTCTCTAGTAGTTATCTATTTAAGTACGAAAGATCCGGTGGAATAGCTGGCTTCATGGAAGAACTTGAAGTTTATGAGAATGGAAAAATTATTTATAAAGATTTAAAAACTAGAGGAAAAATAGAAATAAACCTTGATGAAAAATTAATAAAATTATTAAAATATCTTCATAATGAAATTATTAAAACACCGCCAATTAAAATAGAAGCAAAAATGGGAGCTGCCGATTTCTTTACTCATAAACTTACTATAAATGGGAAAAATTTTGAATGGGTAGACACTTGGGCAGCAGAAAAAGAAATACCCAATGAAATATTAGAATTCCATACGTTTATTTCTATGATATTTATGGATAAAGTTAAAAAAAGTTTTACTAATTACATAATGATTGCAGAGAAAGATAATATAAGAATTGAAGCAGAATTAAATAATTATTATTATGCTAAAAATGAGCCGATAAATATTAAAATCACGATAAGAAATATTGGAGATGAAACTATAAATTATTCCTCTCCTACACCTTGTCATCCAGATATTCTTATAAATTCTGATTTAGAATATGATCTTGAATTTATTAAACCTAAGTTTTCTAAAGAAACTATTTGTATACAAGTAATTGAAGAAAGAAAGATAGAACCAAATTCTTTTATTGAGAATATAGCAATTATAACTTTTAAAAATAGTGGAATAGCACATGTGAGTATTAGATTTCCATTAGCAAGTTTTGAGAAAGAAATTGCAACTTTAACTATGCCTCTTTTCATTTCTGATTAGAAAATGTTTGACCCAATTGAACTTTCTAAAAAAATTGAGAAAATAGTATGTAAAAATGATGAAAGATTATATGGACGTTTCCGTCCTGCTAGATTTTATGGAGGAATAAGTAGTAGTGATGCTTGTGGTTGCAATTTAAGATGTATTTTTTGTTGGGGTTGGAGATTTGTTACTCAGCCTAAAAAATATGGAAAATTTTATTCTGCAGAAGAAGTTGCAAAAAAATTAATAGAAATTGCAGAAAAATTTAATTTTAGATTATTAAGAATAACTGGAGCAGAGCCTACAATTGGTAAAAATCATTTAATTAAAGTTTTAGAAATAATAGATCAAACCAATTTTAATTTTATTCTTGAAACAAATGGAATTTTAATAGGTTATGATAAAAGCTATGCTAAAGATTTATCAAAATTTAAATCTTTGCATGTAAGAGTTTCGATTAAAGGAACAAATGAAGAGGAATTTAGTAAATTGACTTTTGCAAAACCTGAAGCTTTTCAATATCAACTTAATTCATTGAAGAATTTATTAGATGAAGGTATTTCCTGTCATCCTTCAATAATGCTTTCTTTTTCTAAAAAAGAAAATTATAAAAAACTTTTAGAAAGATTAAAAGAAATAGATAAAATTTTAGTAAGAGAAGTTGAAGAAGAATATGTTTTCCTTTATCCTCATGTTGTTAAAAAATTAGAACAAGCTAAAATTAAACCAATAAAAGCTTTCTCTCCTAATAATGTGCCACAAGAATTAATTTAATAACGATATGTTCATCTTAGAAATTATTACTCGTTTTCAGATTATTTTATAAAAAAAATTTAAGATTTAGATAAGAATTTGAATAAAGATAAATTGATAAAAAATGCTTAAAATTTATTTAATGTGAAGCAATTATTAAAGTTGTAATTTCATCATAAAGAGATTTAAGAACATCTTGATAATTCAATTTTCCATTTTCTATTTCATCTAATGTTGCTTCTAACTTTCTTGTTAATTCTTCTGATGCAAAGTGAGTAAAATTCTCATAAAGGTATTCATAAACCATTTCACCTAATTTAGTATTAAAAATCATTCCATTTTTCTCGATTATATAATTTCTTTTAAAAAGTATTTCTATTATTTTTGAATAAGTACTGGGTCTTCCTATATTTTTCTCTTTCATGGTTGCAATTATATCTCCTTCTCTATAAGGTTTTTCTAAAGGTACTCTTTTTAATAATAGGTCGGTTACTTTATACGTACCTTTTTTAACTTCTTTTTCTAATCTAATTATAGGATTTATAATTAAAAAGCCTGAATCTTTAATTCCTATAATCCTTTTAGTTTTGATTTCAGAGTTATCTATTTTTATAGTAAATTCTTGTATAGAAACCAATGCTTCTCTCATTTGACTAGCAATAAATCTTCTAAATATCATTTCATATAATTTTAAATGGTCTACACTTAATTTTTGTGGTAATCTTATAATACCAGATTTTATATAGAAATCAAGTTGTTTAGCATTTAATGGTTTAGTAGGACGAATGCATTCGTGTGCTCCTTCATGTTTATATTCTCTTGGTTTATAGAAATTTGAATAATTTTCTTCTATATAACGACGTGCTAAATCTAAACCTGTTGTAGAAACTGTTGTCGAATCTGTTCTATGGTATGTAATAAGACCGCATTCAAAAAGGTTTTGAGCTAAAGCCATAGTATAACTTGCTTTAAATCCTAATTTTTGTGCAGCATCTTTTAATAAAGAATCAGTAGTATAGGGTGGTAGCGAGTATATTTTTTCATCATAAGTATGAATTTCATTTATTTCCGCTAAAAGTTCCATATTTTTAAATCTTTTTATTAGACCCTCAATATTTGGTGGATTAATAAGCTTAGTAGCTAAGCCATTTTCTAATTTTATATAAATTACAGGTATTTTCTTCCTTAATTCTTCTGATCTTTTAATTATCCAACCAAGCACTGAAGTTTGTACTCTTCCTGCTGAAAGCTTTGATTTTTTAAATTTTTCCCAGAGTTTTCTACTTAACTCAAAACCAACCCATCTGTCTTCTATACGTCTAACAATTTGAGCATTAACTAAATATGAATTAATATCTCTAGGTAATGATAAAGCTTGTTTGAATGCTTTTCTTGTAATTTCATGAAATTCTAAGCGTTCGATATCTTTACAATAAGGTTTTATAGAAACATAAAGATCATATGCTATTTTTTCACCTTCAGCATCAGGATCTGTAGCTATGAATACTTTATTAACTTCAAAAGCTAATTTTCTAAGAGCATTTATTATTGTCATTTTTGAGAAAATGTTTTTTGATCCACATTCTGGGCATGCCTCATGATCAGTAAATTGTTCTCCACAATTTTTACATTTTCTTATATCTGTATATATTGGTATGAAAAATCCATTTTTCTTTAAAACACCATGAAAACCTTCTTCTGTTGTTAAATCAAAAACATGTCCGCCAGATGCTACAATATTTAATACAAAACCTTCACTAGCTACTTCATATACCATAAGATCTTCTATCTTCCTTCTAGTTGGTTTTCCAAAAAAATGAGCTATTGTTCTAGCTTTTGTTGGAGATTCTACAATTATTAATACAGATTTAATTAAATCGATTGTTTCAATAGATATCATACCTTTCCTAATTAAACTAATCTTTCTTCTATCTTCATCACCAATCTTTAATTCATCTTGAACCTTTTCATATTCATATTCTTCAAATTCTTCGTCAGTTATAAGTTGAAGTCTTTTAGTTAAACTTTGAAAAGCTTTTTGATCATCTATAATAACAATTGAAACACCATGAGTTATTCCTCCAGAATAGAGTCTTGAGGCTCTGCCTGAAGCTTGAATATATCCATTAACATCAGGTAAAATTTGAATAAATGTGTCGCCTTCTATTTTTATTTGCACATCAAGTTTTTCGATAGATTTTCTAAATTCATTATCACTCATAACTTTTTCTAAAAAAGTTCTTGCATCTTTAACAATTTTAAGAACATACCCTTCAAAACCCTCAAGTTTAATACCTTTATTTTGAGCCTCCATAATTTTTTCTAATATTTCTTTTCTTATAGGAACAATTTTAGATAAAGATTTCACGATTTCTATAGCTTCTTTTGAATACTTTTCTTCAAATAATGGTGAAAGTGTTTTTAAAGCTATAAGAAGTTTTTGCGGATTATATTCATTTTTCTCTATCCTTATTTCTCTTCTTGGAACACCAGCAAAAATCACATAACGAATTGTTTCAGGCAAATCTATTCCTCTAGCTAAAGGGCTTCTACTACTTGCTACTCCAATAAG
The DNA window shown above is from Nitrososphaerota archaeon and carries:
- a CDS encoding nucleotidyltransferase domain-containing protein; the protein is MEKYIDILIERAKILRNWKEYMPMIAKVIKDLLPDSQIYIFGSVIKGKAVGGSDIDILIVSNSIPKDNLSRAKIKVKIEQLCNLPLHHLFEFHLVNEEEAKWYFERIKELKNYEF
- a CDS encoding ribonuclease HI family protein, with translation MIEVYIDGLTQPYNPGGVATYGFIIYENKNKIFEESKIIGKGPWTSNNLAEYSALINALKFLLKENKQNEEIIIKSDSKLLVNQMSGKWKCHGGLYVKKYYEAKEILKKFNNIKFVWIPRELNKEADELSRKAYKEYLKI
- a CDS encoding HEPN domain-containing protein, with protein sequence MTHIDEVKISRKRAKSFLLRAIECLNSKDYDLASFLSEQAVQLHLKSILLEETGDYPRTILFQY
- a CDS encoding radical SAM protein; translation: MNRLFIKEPISGGIILSYKCNSECKHCMYACSPKWKNDWMNINDLKEVLKQLALKINKKYPPFFNKIGINYGLHFTGGEPFLNFDLLIKAIEIAKKFEIPAKFIETNCFWCINDKITKEKLIELKEAGLDGILISVNPFILEYVPFERTERAIKISKEIFKENVIIYQKFFYNQFKEFNLKNVLPFENYLEIASFESLNYIELIPMGRAVYKLSYLFRKYPAKEFFGEYCKEELTRPWHIHIDNYCNYITGYCAGISLGDARKLDLLCKEGIDLEEYPIIKALITNMKMLYELATKEYNYTELPEGYISKCHLCVDIRKHIVQQTDKFKELQPKEFYKYLK
- the rgy gene encoding reverse gyrase — translated: MNEIPYKSIYKGLCPNCKSDISDAELLSKGICNKCLPISIEDEKNIYLKLKEINRIGEFAKLLGIKYEIEEFFSFFKNLIGSKPWALQEVWAKRVLLGRSFSIVAPTGMGKTIFGLIMALYLSLKGKKCYIIVPSSLLVKHLLDKTSMFIEKINFNKNNISVIGYYSGMPKNEAKEIIERINNKDFSILITTDRFLYTKFDILKNNSFDFIFVDDIDSFLKSYRNIDKIIYLMGFKEEDLKKILEEINTKKETDNLPKKTNDKVLVVSGATLKGKRTKRIKIFRRLFGFEFGYSSEYVRNISNFYIKQYDENVIIELIKKHGSGCLLFVPQAKGLDYAIKIADILEKENIKAYVYKRMDAKLLEKFVNKEYDVLIGVASSRSPLARGIDLPETIRYVIFAGVPRREIRIEKNEYNPQKLLIALKTLSPLFEEKYSKEAIEIVKSLSKIVPIRKEILEKIMEAQNKGIKLEGFEGYVLKIVKDARTFLEKVMSDNEFRKSIEKLDVQIKIEGDTFIQILPDVNGYIQASGRASRLYSGGITHGVSIVIIDDQKAFQSLTKRLQLITDEEFEEYEYEKVQDELKIGDEDRRKISLIRKGMISIETIDLIKSVLIIVESPTKARTIAHFFGKPTRRKIEDLMVYEVASEGFVLNIVASGGHVFDLTTEEGFHGVLKKNGFFIPIYTDIRKCKNCGEQFTDHEACPECGSKNIFSKMTIINALRKLAFEVNKVFIATDPDAEGEKIAYDLYVSIKPYCKDIERLEFHEITRKAFKQALSLPRDINSYLVNAQIVRRIEDRWVGFELSRKLWEKFKKSKLSAGRVQTSVLGWIIKRSEELRKKIPVIYIKLENGLATKLINPPNIEGLIKRFKNMELLAEINEIHTYDEKIYSLPPYTTDSLLKDAAQKLGFKASYTMALAQNLFECGLITYHRTDSTTVSTTGLDLARRYIEENYSNFYKPREYKHEGAHECIRPTKPLNAKQLDFYIKSGIIRLPQKLSVDHLKLYEMIFRRFIASQMREALVSIQEFTIKIDNSEIKTKRIIGIKDSGFLIINPIIRLEKEVKKGTYKVTDLLLKRVPLEKPYREGDIIATMKEKNIGRPSTYSKIIEILFKRNYIIEKNGMIFNTKLGEMVYEYLYENFTHFASEELTRKLEATLDEIENGKLNYQDVLKSLYDEITTLIIASH
- a CDS encoding radical SAM protein; this translates as MFDPIELSKKIEKIVCKNDERLYGRFRPARFYGGISSSDACGCNLRCIFCWGWRFVTQPKKYGKFYSAEEVAKKLIEIAEKFNFRLLRITGAEPTIGKNHLIKVLEIIDQTNFNFILETNGILIGYDKSYAKDLSKFKSLHVRVSIKGTNEEEFSKLTFAKPEAFQYQLNSLKNLLDEGISCHPSIMLSFSKKENYKKLLERLKEIDKILVREVEEEYVFLYPHVVKKLEQAKIKPIKAFSPNNVPQELI